From one Brachypodium distachyon strain Bd21 chromosome 4, Brachypodium_distachyon_v3.0, whole genome shotgun sequence genomic stretch:
- the LOC100822051 gene encoding disease resistance protein RPM1, with translation MAELAGGAVRSLLSVIRDEAQLLGGVGGDVQFIKEEMESMNSFLMHLARKTPRSGEHDEQVSTWMKQVRDLAHDCSNSIDIYLRRRDPAVYRARGVLLGYVWWVPWFVKKTLAQHLAANQLRDLKARARDVGERRLRYGVEVPAKAADSEKLLMSPTEAFQAAAGVIAEGEHDLEEDYYRATNDDPRRELAFSKPRFGLKCTETLMNWLERQHEDGRFQAIAIAAPDEEDGNDLIDEALSHDSVTEKFDHAFTLEDQFCPKEPRDFLGDMLEALEDGESAEESGEEEVHDSISMVEEEIDEKISKIEEKIEEHLEKAGNKGYRVEPIGVLCGILRVLLQDAAILADEDQTQEKTILEDTAEKMKKYVESADEKDACTIGVQEHHPEFVAILQELLPKQATAPAKAATDKPGEDHIVKNIRDITLKIQVQIQPELLPITSLLQQDKSDKESPLSPGEDEEYCRERIEQVLKRMKEHLLIQETAGRVRKHLQGTRTLIILKNAYGYKWEETTKALQDLGCTSMAVVVTTKYMQSANEFCYGTEPIVYSSIEHYHDTALQLTNRRVNDDDKYSAKIFHEILEKCRLDVFCTKMFIHTLFANPMRRREELDKLSNSLVFGGSVETNGYKMIKFSYNDLPRDYKTCLLYLAIFHKNEKIIRTRLIGRWVAEGLITRQDWSSSVGQAERCFDVLADLWLVCPSDVDAGGKVKSITLHPLVYSFITKMAKKEHILDTRLSRHLARHFSILSNIRLRPSDSIVDFLKQPSNASSQLKLVKVLDLEGCASLRDNQRWLRNVCTLLILLKYLSLRNTDVTQLPKEINRLQQLEVLDIRRTPMNASAIKHLMLLKLKRLLAGQSVYSDDMAGQSACFDDTGGGDASILSTVMMPHKVRKMTDLEVLSRVQASKHHATELREVGQLWQLKVFGVVIYDWKAQLDNLLQGISDLNECLVSLSIEIKPLPPSEAVATPPDADAISAHCKNPPKLLESLSISGVTMYGRLLPFFARGCRKLAKVTLHNTVLDQDDMESLADLPNLRGLKLRDVKLHSESKLIIQTNGFQNLKYLLVEGGGITDIDFETGEAPKLEKIVWLIDQMESLSGINNLPKLKEMVFNDGIRLPDQVKEAIEAHPNFIDNNGIWW, from the coding sequence ATGGCTGAGCTCGCCGGGGGCGCGGTCCGCTCACTGTTGAGCGTCATCCGTGACGAGGCTCAGCTGCTGGGTGGCGTGGGTGGTGATGTGCAGTTCAtcaaggaggagatggagagcaTGAATAGCTTCCTGATGCACCTCGCCAGGAAGACTCCCCGCAGCGGGGAGCACGACGAGCAGGTGAGCACGTGGATGAAGCAGGTCCGCGACCTCGCTCACGACTGCAGCAACAGCATCGACATCTACCTGCGGCGCCGTGATCCGGCGGTGTACCGCGCCAGAGGGGTCCTGCTGGGATACGTCTGGTGGGTGCCTTGGTTCGTGAAGAAGACACTGGCCCAGCACCTCGCAGCGAACCAGCTGCGCGACCTCAAAGCCCGGGCACGCGACGTTGGCGAGCGGCGGCTCAGGTATGGCGTCGAGGTCCCAGCAAAGGCAGCGGActccgagaagctgctgaTGTCGCCGACGGAGGCGTTTCAAGCTGCGGCCGGAGTTATAGCTGAAGGAGAGCATGACTTGGAAGAAGACTACTACAGGGCGACCAACGATGATCCACGAAGGGAGCTAGCCTTCTCAAAGCCTCGCTTTGGTTTAAAGTGCACCGAGACGCTAATGAACTGGCTCGAGCGACAACATGAAGATGGTCGGTTCCAAGCCATCGCCATTGCAGCACCGGATGAAGAGGATGGGAACGATCTTATAGATGAAGCACTGAGTCATGATTCCGTTACGGAAAAGTTCGACCATGCTTTCACTTTAGAGGACCAGTTTTGCCCGAAAGAACCCAGGGATTTTCTTGGTGACATGCTGGAGGCTCTGGAGGATGGCGAATCAGCGGAGGAATCTGGCGAGGAAGAAGTCCATGACTCGATCAGCATGGTCGAGGAAGAAATTGACGAGAAGATTTCGAAGATCGAGGAGAAGATTGAAGAGCACCTGGAGAAAGCCGGTAATAAAGGTTACCGTGTTGAACCCATAGGGGTACTGTGCGGCATCTTGCGGGTGCTGCTCCAGGATGCCGCCATCCTTGCAGACGAGGATCAAACCCAGGAAAAGACGATCCTTGAAGACACAgcggagaagatgaagaaatATGTGGAATCAGCAGATGAAAAGGATGCCTGCACGATTGGTGTCCAGGAGCATCATCCCGAATTTGTAGCCATCCTGCAAGAGCTGCTTCCCAAGCAGGCCACCGCACCTGCGAAGGCAGCCACGGATAAACCGGGCGAGGATCATATCGTGAAGAATATTAGAGACATCACGCTGAAGATTCAAGTGCAGATCCAACCGGAGTTGCTGCCAATTACGTCACTTCTTCAGCAAGATAAGTCAGACAAAGAATCGCCCCTCTCGCCAGGCGAAGATGAGGAGTACTGCAGGGAGAGGATTGAACAAGTGCTGAAGAGGATGAAAGAGCATCTGTTGATTCAAGAAACCGCAGGGAGGGTTAGAAAGCATCTGCAGGGTACAAGGACACTGATCATTCTAAAAAATGCCTATGGCTACAAATGGGAAGAGACCACAAAGGCCTTGCAAGATTTGGGCTGCACTTCAATGGCAGTGGTAGTTACCACCAAATACATGCAAAGTGCCAACGAGTTTTGCTATGGGACGGAGCCTATCGTGTACTCTTCAATTGAACACTACCACGATACAGCGCTCCAACTTACAAATCGGCGTGTGAATGACGACGACAAGTACAGTGCCAAAATCTTTCATGAGATCTTGGAGAAGTGCAGGCTGGATGTGTTCTGCACAAAGATGTTCATCCATACTCTGTTTGCCAATCCAATGAGGCGCAGAGAAGAACTCGACAAGCTGAGCAACAGCCTGGTGTTTGGGGGATCCGTGGAAACTAATGGGTACAAGATGATCAAGTTCTCCTACAACGACTTGCCTAGGGATTACAAGACCTGCTTGCTGTATCTAGCCATCTTCCATAAAAACGAGAAGATAATCCGGACAAGGTTAATAGGTCGGTGGGTTGCGGAAGGACTGATAACTAGACAAGATTGGTCAAGTTCAGTAGGTCAGGCAGAGCGTTGCTTTGATGTTCTTGCCGACCTATGGCTTGTCTGTCCTAGTGACGTTGATGCTGGAGGGAAGGTGAAGAGCATCACGTTGCATCCACTGGTGTACAGCTTCATCACCAAGATGGCCAAGAAAGAACACATTCTGGACACACGCCTGTCTCGGCACTTGGCTCGCCACTTCTCCATTCTCAGCAACATCCGGCTCCGTCCCTCGGACAGCATCGTCGACTTCTTGAAGCAACCATCCAATGCATCATCTCAATTAAAGCTCGTCAAGGTCCTGGATCTGGAAGGCTGTGCATCCTTGAGAGACAACCAACGATGGCTTAGGAATGTCTGCACCTTGTTAATCCTGCTCAAGTATCTGAGCCTGCGGAACACAGATGTCACTCAGCTGCCTAAGGAGATCAACAGGCTGCAGCAGCTGGAGGTGTTGGACATCCGGCGGACTCCTATGAACGCCTCCGCCATAAAACACCTCATGCTACTGAAGCTGAAGCGTCTGCTGGCTGGTCAAAGTGTATACTCCGATGACATGGCTGGTCAAAGTGCATGCTTTGATGAcactggtggtggtgatgctAGCATACTTTCCACTGTCATGATGCCTCACAAGGTCAGGAAAATGACAGACCTGGAAGTGCTATCCCGTGTGCAGGCATCAAAACATCATGCTACCGAGCTGAGAGAGGTTGGCCAGCTATGGCAACTGAAGGTTTTTGGTGTGGTCATTTATGACTGGAAAGCTCAACTTGACAACTTACTCCAAGGGATCAGCGATCTGAATGAGTGCCTTGTGTCTCTGTCAATAGAGATCAAGCCTCTTCCTCCCAGTGAGGCTGTTGCTACTCCTCCTGACGCCGATGCTATAAGTGCACATTGTAAGAACCCACCCAAGCTTCTTGAAAGCCTGAGCATAAGTGGAGTCACAATGTATGGGCGCCTTCTGCCATTCTTTGCTAGAGGCTGCCGCAAACTTGCCAAGGTAACTCTTCATAACACCGTGTTGGACCAGGATGATATGGAGTCCCTCGCAGATTTGCCCAACCTACGTGGCCTCAAGCTCCGGGACGTTAAATTACACTCTGAGAGCAAGCTTATAATCCAGACCAATGGGTTCCAAAATCTCAAGTATCTTCTTGTTGAGGGCGGCGGCATCACCGACATCGACTTCGAAACTGGAGAAGCTCCTAAGCTTGAAAAGATCGTCTGGCTCATCGACCAGATGGAGTCTCTATCGGGAATCAACAACCTTCCCAAGTTGAAGGAAATGGTGTTTAATGATGGTATCAGGCTACCAGATCAGGTGAAGGAAGCCATAGAAGCACATCCAAACTTCATTGATAATAATGGAATATGGTGGTAG